A genomic window from Rhodococcus sp. KBS0724 includes:
- a CDS encoding TIGR00341 family protein has protein sequence MRSFLIPDSQRRSLEELDDRLDLSTGDKAAKRSAFWIMLVLSGMIAGAGVVGDSTATVIGAMIVAPLSTPILGIGLGIVTGRGALIARSILYVAGGLVLVVLLGFLFSLVLLNPTSVLSNSQVTGRTTPTLTDLAAAIATGFAGSIAITRRDVGDVLPGVAIAISLVPPLAVVGVCLGSGAPSLALGALILFASNVIAMVITSTVVLVIAGYARESGAVAAGHRRVYLVLASALVIVAIPMVVNSLASLWASQIHDAAEQWLAGVPGVQVGSVTWQAHTAVIEVLGPQDLPPVDDLERAVDALVPWDPHIVVLHAVGARVEAAE, from the coding sequence CAAAACGATCCGCGTTCTGGATAATGCTTGTTCTCTCCGGGATGATTGCGGGCGCCGGAGTAGTCGGTGATTCGACGGCCACCGTGATCGGGGCGATGATCGTCGCGCCGTTGTCCACGCCGATTCTGGGTATCGGACTCGGCATTGTCACCGGTCGGGGCGCACTCATTGCCCGCAGTATTTTGTACGTCGCGGGTGGACTCGTTCTCGTTGTTCTTCTCGGCTTTCTGTTTTCCCTTGTTCTCCTCAACCCGACGAGTGTGCTGTCCAACTCTCAAGTGACGGGGCGAACCACCCCCACGTTGACGGATCTCGCCGCTGCGATAGCCACGGGTTTTGCCGGATCCATCGCGATTACCCGACGCGATGTCGGGGATGTGCTTCCTGGCGTCGCGATCGCGATTTCACTGGTTCCGCCTCTTGCCGTTGTCGGTGTCTGTCTCGGATCGGGTGCACCGTCGCTCGCGTTGGGTGCGCTGATCCTGTTTGCGTCGAATGTCATTGCCATGGTGATCACGTCGACGGTGGTGCTGGTGATCGCCGGCTATGCGCGCGAATCAGGAGCGGTTGCCGCGGGCCATCGACGTGTCTACCTGGTGTTGGCGTCGGCCCTGGTTATTGTTGCCATCCCGATGGTGGTGAATTCTCTGGCCTCGTTGTGGGCGAGCCAGATCCACGACGCCGCCGAACAGTGGCTTGCTGGAGTTCCTGGCGTGCAGGTCGGGTCCGTCACGTGGCAGGCACATACTGCGGTGATCGAAGTACTGGGACCGCAGGATCTGCCGCCTGTCGACGACCTCGAACGTGCGGTCGACGCGTTGGTGCCCTGGGATCCGCACATCGTGGTCCTTCACGCCGTCGGCGCTCGGGTAGAGGCTGCGGAATAG